A single genomic interval of Halomonas sp. GT harbors:
- a CDS encoding MFS transporter: MQASSSGLARNPRLAEVVLALGGFGIGTSEFVIMGLMNRVAEDLAVTVPQVGYAISSYALGVVVGAPLISAFAARAPKRALLIVLMLVFAVGNIASAMAPGFWSFVGLRFLAGLPHGAYFGIAALVAAGAVPVDQRARAISRVMMGLTLAILIGAPLGTWTGNLFGWQIAFAAVGIIALLTALLIRLWVPVQPFDALASPLRELSALIKQRVLVTVAIACIGCGGMFSIFSYVMPTLTQQAGMSEALGPLVLVIFGLGSIAGNLIGGRAADKNLMRAIPATLVWCAVIQGLFYFAANNVWTGLLFVGLVGTSMALAPALQTRLMDVAEDAQTMAASLNHAAFNGANALGAWLAGLVISAGFSWSSTGLVGTGLALCGLVIFVWGRWLEKRTFNTAEGYQ, from the coding sequence ATGCAGGCGTCGTCATCGGGATTGGCACGCAACCCGCGGTTGGCAGAAGTCGTGTTGGCGTTAGGCGGGTTTGGTATTGGTACCAGCGAATTCGTCATTATGGGATTAATGAATCGTGTCGCGGAAGATCTCGCCGTCACGGTGCCCCAGGTGGGCTACGCTATCAGCAGTTATGCCCTTGGTGTAGTAGTGGGTGCGCCACTGATATCTGCCTTTGCAGCGCGGGCGCCTAAGCGTGCGCTGCTCATTGTGCTGATGCTGGTATTTGCAGTCGGTAACATTGCCAGTGCTATGGCACCAGGGTTTTGGTCATTTGTAGGGCTGCGCTTTCTCGCTGGTTTGCCGCATGGGGCTTACTTTGGCATCGCTGCGCTAGTGGCCGCGGGAGCCGTGCCAGTTGATCAGCGGGCTCGTGCTATTTCACGGGTAATGATGGGATTGACACTGGCGATTCTAATTGGCGCGCCGTTAGGCACGTGGACAGGCAATCTATTTGGTTGGCAAATTGCCTTTGCTGCGGTGGGCATTATTGCGTTATTGACTGCGCTATTGATTCGCTTGTGGGTGCCTGTGCAGCCGTTCGATGCTTTAGCAAGCCCACTGCGCGAGTTGTCGGCGTTGATAAAGCAGCGGGTGCTGGTAACGGTGGCCATCGCCTGTATTGGTTGTGGCGGCATGTTCTCGATTTTTAGCTATGTAATGCCCACTCTTACTCAGCAAGCGGGTATGAGTGAAGCGCTGGGGCCGTTAGTGTTAGTAATCTTTGGTCTTGGCTCCATCGCTGGAAATTTAATTGGCGGCCGTGCAGCGGACAAGAACCTGATGCGCGCAATTCCCGCTACGTTGGTGTGGTGTGCGGTGATTCAGGGGTTGTTCTATTTTGCCGCTAACAACGTTTGGACGGGGCTGTTATTTGTAGGATTAGTAGGCACTAGCATGGCGCTAGCACCTGCTCTGCAGACCCGTTTGATGGATGTTGCAGAAGACGCCCAAACGATGGCCGCTTCGCTGAACCATGCCGCTTTTAATGGGGCTAATGCATTAGGAGCGTGGTTAGCAGGGCTGGTGATCAGTGCGGGTTTCAGTTGGTCGAGCACGGGGTTAGTCGGTACCGGTTTAGCACTCTGCGGGCTAGTGATTTTTGTTTGGGGACGCTGGCTTGAGAAACGCACATTCAATACGGCTGAAGGCTACCAATAA
- a CDS encoding DNA-3-methyladenine glycosylase family protein has protein sequence MTLDTIEHAMAALAKADPDIARAYPLVGAPAPRQRDQGFATFFSTIVSQQISTEAARAIMGRVKVLLPELHAKAVMDIEGQALRDAGLSWRKVEYAKGLAEAELAGTFSADGVALLNDDEAIAAITQLRGFGRWSAEIYLMFSLQRADIFPADDLALRVALGRLKKLEDKPTPKQARQLVEHWEPWRSVGSLFLWHYYRGEPL, from the coding sequence ATGACTCTAGATACTATTGAGCACGCAATGGCGGCACTGGCAAAAGCCGACCCCGATATTGCCCGAGCTTACCCACTCGTTGGCGCACCCGCACCACGCCAACGCGACCAAGGCTTTGCAACGTTTTTTAGCACAATTGTAAGCCAGCAGATTTCGACGGAAGCAGCTCGCGCCATTATGGGCCGTGTGAAGGTACTGCTTCCTGAATTACACGCGAAAGCAGTCATGGACATTGAAGGCCAGGCGCTGCGAGATGCAGGACTCTCCTGGCGCAAAGTTGAGTATGCCAAAGGGCTAGCGGAAGCAGAGCTTGCAGGTACGTTCAGCGCCGATGGGGTGGCATTGCTGAACGATGACGAGGCGATTGCCGCCATCACTCAACTGCGTGGTTTTGGACGCTGGAGTGCCGAAATTTACCTGATGTTTTCGCTCCAACGCGCGGATATATTTCCCGCCGACGACCTTGCCCTACGCGTAGCGCTTGGCCGCCTAAAAAAGCTGGAAGACAAACCCACGCCTAAACAGGCTCGCCAGTTAGTCGAACACTGGGAGCCCTGGCGTAGCGTGGGTTCGCTATTTTTATGGCACTACTACCGTGGTGAACCGCTTTAA
- the aqpZ gene encoding aquaporin Z, with the protein MKKYAAELIGTFWLVLGGCGSAVLAAAFPDVGIGLLGVSLAFGLTVVTMAYAIGHISGCHLNPAVSIGLWVGGRFPAKELPYYIGAQVLGAIVAGGVLYLIASGQAGFDVSAGFASNGYGEYSPGGYSMTAALLTEVVMTMMFIFIIMGATDGRAPAGFAPLAIGLGLTLIHLISIPVTNTSVNPARSTGVALYVGDWATAQLWLFWVAPMIGAALGALAYRFIAQPEVLMAPPAPSDHDDDLTGKLVP; encoded by the coding sequence ATGAAAAAGTACGCAGCGGAGTTAATTGGTACGTTTTGGTTAGTATTGGGTGGTTGTGGCAGTGCGGTGTTAGCAGCGGCTTTTCCAGACGTAGGCATTGGCCTATTAGGAGTGTCGTTGGCCTTTGGTTTAACGGTTGTTACGATGGCGTATGCGATTGGGCATATTTCTGGTTGCCATTTAAATCCTGCGGTATCAATTGGGCTTTGGGTGGGAGGGCGCTTTCCTGCTAAAGAGTTGCCTTACTATATTGGTGCGCAAGTGCTGGGAGCCATTGTTGCCGGTGGCGTGCTGTATCTCATTGCGAGCGGCCAGGCGGGTTTTGATGTGTCGGCTGGGTTTGCCTCCAATGGGTATGGAGAGTATTCACCCGGCGGTTATAGCATGACGGCGGCGCTGCTAACGGAAGTCGTAATGACCATGATGTTTATTTTCATCATTATGGGGGCAACCGACGGCCGCGCACCGGCAGGCTTTGCGCCATTGGCGATTGGTTTGGGATTAACGCTTATTCACCTAATCAGTATTCCGGTGACCAATACCTCGGTGAATCCGGCACGTAGTACGGGCGTTGCTCTGTATGTGGGTGATTGGGCGACGGCGCAGCTGTGGCTATTCTGGGTAGCGCCAATGATCGGCGCGGCGTTAGGGGCGTTAGCTTATCGTTTTATCGCTCAGCCTGAGGTGCTCATGGCACCGCCAGCGCCTTCTGATCATGACGATGATCTGACGGGTAAGCTCGTTCCTTAA
- a CDS encoding extensin-like domain-containing protein: protein MRSTIVILCLIALGVAFQKGLIEIPRHWAPWAPLYIDDPITPITQLKLKRLNDDREACLAALDTVPTSGLRYTPLADYSPTESCPLTNIVRMQSSSVRFNQSFVATCPMALAWVMYERHTLQPAALEIMGSKVSQVNHVGSFACRNVYGRETGRRSEHATAEALDVVGFQFENGERITLINHWDDEGETGEFLRAARDGACDTFGNVLGPDYNAAHADHFHLGMRGFRLCR, encoded by the coding sequence ATGCGCAGTACGATCGTTATTTTATGCTTAATTGCCCTAGGGGTAGCGTTCCAAAAAGGGTTGATTGAGATTCCACGCCATTGGGCACCCTGGGCGCCACTCTACATCGATGATCCAATAACGCCCATCACCCAGCTAAAGCTCAAACGTCTAAACGATGACCGAGAAGCCTGTTTAGCCGCATTGGACACCGTGCCCACAAGCGGGCTCCGATACACACCATTAGCCGATTATTCCCCAACCGAAAGTTGCCCACTGACGAATATCGTGCGTATGCAGTCTAGTAGCGTTCGTTTTAACCAGAGCTTTGTCGCCACCTGCCCAATGGCGCTAGCCTGGGTAATGTATGAGCGTCATACCCTTCAGCCTGCTGCCCTGGAAATCATGGGTAGCAAAGTATCCCAGGTCAACCACGTTGGCAGCTTTGCCTGCCGTAACGTCTATGGCCGCGAAACAGGTAGGCGCAGCGAACATGCTACCGCTGAAGCATTGGATGTGGTGGGGTTTCAGTTTGAAAATGGCGAGCGCATTACGCTGATCAATCACTGGGATGACGAAGGCGAAACAGGGGAGTTTTTAAGAGCAGCAAGAGATGGCGCCTGCGACACTTTTGGTAACGTGTTGGGACCAGACTACAACGCCGCACATGCTGATCACTTTCACCTAGGCATGCGCGGCTTTCGGCTATGTCGTTAA